The Bernardetia litoralis DSM 6794 genome includes a window with the following:
- a CDS encoding dimethylarginine dimethylaminohydrolase family protein: protein MINIFVNDETSPLKAVILGAAKGVGRTPHFDEAYDPKSKEHITAGTYPKEADMVTEITAFETVLKKYGVKVYRPEIIVDYNQIFARDIGFAIEDKFIKPTILKDRKEEIKGIQYILDKINPQQIISVPEDARIEGGDVMPWKNHIFVGYSEQEDFDKYVVARTNKAGLDFLAKEFPSKIVKGFQLNKSDEIAKDNALHLDCCFQPIGQNQAIIYKEGFKFEEDYNYLKDYFGEENLIHISRDEMYEMNSNVFSISPKIVVVENNFTRLIAILEEKGFTVEKVPYSEISKMEGLLRCSTLPLEREK, encoded by the coding sequence ATGATAAATATATTTGTAAATGACGAAACCTCCCCTTTAAAAGCTGTAATTTTAGGGGCTGCGAAAGGTGTCGGACGTACACCTCATTTTGATGAAGCTTATGACCCAAAATCAAAGGAACATATTACTGCTGGTACGTATCCTAAAGAAGCCGATATGGTAACTGAAATAACAGCATTTGAAACTGTTTTGAAAAAATATGGTGTCAAAGTATATCGTCCTGAAATCATTGTAGACTACAACCAAATTTTCGCTAGAGATATAGGTTTTGCTATTGAAGATAAATTTATAAAACCTACTATTCTTAAAGATAGAAAAGAAGAAATAAAAGGTATTCAATATATTTTAGATAAAATTAATCCTCAACAAATTATTTCAGTACCTGAAGATGCAAGAATTGAAGGAGGAGATGTTATGCCTTGGAAAAATCATATTTTTGTGGGCTATTCCGAGCAAGAAGATTTTGATAAATATGTAGTTGCCAGAACCAACAAAGCAGGATTAGATTTTCTTGCTAAAGAATTTCCTTCAAAAATTGTAAAAGGATTTCAACTCAACAAATCAGATGAAATAGCCAAAGATAACGCCCTACATTTGGATTGTTGCTTTCAGCCTATTGGACAAAATCAAGCCATTATTTATAAAGAGGGTTTCAAGTTTGAAGAAGATTATAATTATCTAAAAGACTATTTTGGAGAAGAAAATTTGATTCATATTAGTAGAGATGAAATGTACGAAATGAACTCAAATGTATTTTCTATTAGTCCAAAAATAGTAGTTGTAGAAAATAATTTTACTCGCCTAATTGCTATTTTGGAAGAAAAAGGATTTACAGTAGAAAAAGTTCCTTATTCCGAAATTTCTAAAATGGAAGGACTATTAAGATGTTCGACATTGCCACTAGAAAGAGAAAAATAA
- a CDS encoding DM13 domain-containing protein, with translation MKLSLFKNQLQFILFFSVFMLFLSACDKKTEDVAPIAIPERLEISPTSQSISVDETTSFSLTFFDNMGNNTSIPTDISWTSSNSDIASITEQGIATGISAGQTTIKATYQNTEATALLTVVADNSQVATVSITPEIQELTLTEMINLELDVKNNLGEIITGKTATWTSDNTELVTVENGEVTAQNYGTANITANVEGIESSPAMIQVIRKGTFSSRGTGSVKLKIENDVLKLILGDDFSTSSGPPDLRIYLGNTNNSVNGAVELASLSSTSGSQTVNISSSIAITDYRYVIIWCKQFGGAYGIADLGE, from the coding sequence ATGAAATTATCTTTATTCAAAAATCAACTTCAATTTATACTCTTTTTCAGTGTTTTTATGCTCTTTTTATCAGCCTGTGATAAAAAAACTGAAGATGTAGCTCCTATTGCCATTCCTGAGCGTTTGGAAATTTCACCAACTTCTCAAAGTATTTCTGTTGATGAAACAACATCATTTTCACTTACTTTTTTTGATAATATGGGAAATAATACTTCAATTCCAACTGATATTAGTTGGACAAGTAGTAATTCTGATATTGCAAGTATCACTGAACAAGGAATAGCAACAGGAATTTCGGCAGGACAAACAACCATAAAAGCAACCTATCAAAATACCGAAGCAACAGCTCTCTTAACAGTTGTGGCAGATAATAGTCAAGTTGCAACTGTATCAATAACTCCTGAAATACAAGAGCTTACATTGACAGAAATGATAAATTTAGAACTTGATGTAAAAAATAATTTAGGTGAAATTATTACAGGAAAAACAGCCACTTGGACAAGCGATAACACAGAATTAGTAACAGTAGAAAATGGCGAAGTTACAGCTCAGAATTATGGAACTGCAAATATCACAGCCAATGTTGAGGGAATTGAAAGTAGTCCTGCTATGATACAAGTAATCCGAAAAGGAACATTTTCAAGTAGGGGAACAGGTAGTGTAAAGCTCAAAATAGAAAATGATGTCTTAAAATTAATTTTAGGAGATGATTTTTCTACTTCTTCAGGTCCTCCAGATTTAAGAATCTATTTAGGAAATACCAATAACAGTGTAAATGGAGCAGTAGAACTAGCTTCTTTATCTTCGACTAGTGGTTCACAAACTGTAAACATTTCATCTTCAATTGCTATTACAGATTACCGTTATGTAATCATTTGGTGTAAACAATTTGGTGGTGCTTATGGTATTGCTGATTTAGGAGAATAG
- the uvrA gene encoding excinuclease ABC subunit UvrA, giving the protein MSTTTEKALAKEEIAAEEKRIKELEDIDTKHNIVIKGARVNNLKNISLAVPRNKLVVITGVSGSGKSSLAFDTLFAEGQRMYVESLSSYARQFLGRMEKPDVDWIRGVSPAIAVEQKVNTRNPRSTVGTTTEIYDYLKLLFSRIGITYSPISGETVKKDNVSDVVDFIENYGDDETESNAKYMILAPLVIPEERTFEDQLNILLQQGFTRIKAGEEVIFIEQLLPKEIDPELQKGKDQTKQNLETFLDEHKGENQKDYLEEKKKLKKAGKTTKKTTKAKSTLSKLTKEQQTELKRLKKFPLYILIDRGVIRKGDEQNRFRIADSVQTSFYESKGDCVVEIYQKGKEVETTSFSDRFEADGMLFEEPNINFFSFNSPYGACRTCEGFGTVLGIDDDLVIPDKTMSVYEGVIAPWRTPKMSKWLNPLIQKGIDFDFPIHRAYQDLTEEQQKLLWTGNKYFQGLDAFFEDLEKESFKIQYRVLLSKYRGRKVCPDCLGTRIRKEAGYVKIGEKSIQELVLLPLDELTQFFQEVRLSEHQASVSKRILIEIRNRLQYLNEVGLQYLTLNRKTATLSGGEFQRIKLATSLGSALVGSMYILDEPSIGLHPRDTQNLIKVLKKLRDLGNTVIVVEHEEEIMRAADQIIDIGPDAGAHGGHLIFQGTLEELEKDSDSYTAKYLRDEMQVIIPQTPRKWNEYIEVVGAREHNLKNISVKFPLGILTTITGVSGSGKSTLVRQLLYPALAKHLGNHNDESGKMDKLDGNLKTVTSVEMVDQNPIGKSSRSNPVTYVKAYDYVRALFADQPISKQRGFTPAYFSFNVEGGRCETCQGEGKIKIEMQFMADIYLTCEACKGKRFQTEVLEVEYNGKNIADVLDMTVDEALIIFKDSKPIMARLQPLQDVGLGYIQLGQSSNTLSGGEAQRVKLAAFLTKSASNRANREHILFIFDEPTTGLHFHDIAKLLKSINALIEHGHSAIVIEHNVEVIRAADWVIDLGKEGGKNGGHLCFEGIPKDLSGLEGNYTGEFL; this is encoded by the coding sequence ATGTCCACTACAACAGAAAAAGCCCTCGCAAAAGAAGAAATAGCAGCAGAAGAAAAGCGAATAAAAGAATTAGAAGATATTGATACCAAACATAATATTGTCATAAAAGGCGCACGAGTGAATAATCTCAAAAATATTAGTTTGGCTGTTCCTCGCAACAAACTTGTGGTGATTACTGGTGTGTCGGGTTCAGGAAAATCTTCATTGGCTTTTGATACACTTTTTGCAGAAGGACAACGTATGTATGTGGAAAGTTTGAGTAGTTATGCTCGTCAATTTCTGGGCAGAATGGAAAAGCCAGATGTTGATTGGATTCGTGGTGTTTCTCCTGCCATTGCTGTTGAGCAAAAGGTAAATACACGAAATCCACGTTCTACGGTAGGAACAACAACAGAAATTTATGATTATCTAAAACTTCTTTTTTCAAGAATTGGAATTACCTATTCGCCTATTTCTGGGGAAACGGTAAAGAAAGATAATGTGTCTGATGTCGTTGATTTTATTGAAAATTATGGAGATGATGAAACAGAAAGCAACGCAAAATATATGATTCTTGCGCCTTTAGTTATTCCTGAAGAACGAACTTTTGAAGACCAATTAAATATCCTTTTGCAACAAGGTTTTACAAGAATAAAAGCAGGAGAGGAAGTTATTTTTATAGAACAATTATTGCCCAAAGAAATTGACCCAGAATTACAAAAAGGAAAAGACCAAACAAAGCAAAATTTAGAAACTTTCTTAGACGAACACAAAGGCGAAAATCAGAAAGATTATTTAGAAGAAAAAAAGAAATTAAAAAAAGCAGGAAAAACAACCAAAAAAACTACAAAAGCAAAATCAACTCTTTCAAAACTCACAAAAGAACAACAAACTGAACTCAAAAGGCTCAAAAAATTTCCTCTTTATATTTTAATTGATAGAGGCGTAATCAGAAAAGGCGACGAGCAAAATCGTTTTCGTATTGCTGATTCGGTTCAAACTTCATTTTATGAAAGTAAAGGAGATTGTGTTGTAGAAATTTATCAAAAAGGAAAAGAAGTAGAAACAACATCTTTTTCAGACCGTTTTGAAGCTGACGGAATGTTATTTGAAGAGCCAAATATCAATTTTTTTAGTTTTAATAGTCCTTATGGTGCTTGTAGAACGTGTGAAGGGTTTGGAACTGTTTTAGGAATTGATGATGATTTGGTTATTCCTGACAAAACGATGTCGGTTTATGAAGGTGTGATTGCGCCTTGGAGAACGCCAAAAATGAGTAAATGGCTTAATCCACTTATCCAAAAAGGAATTGATTTTGACTTTCCAATTCATAGAGCGTATCAAGATTTAACAGAAGAACAACAAAAACTTCTTTGGACTGGAAATAAATATTTTCAAGGATTAGATGCTTTTTTTGAAGATTTGGAAAAAGAGAGTTTCAAAATTCAATATAGAGTTTTGTTATCAAAATACAGAGGCAGAAAAGTATGTCCAGATTGTTTGGGAACACGCATTAGAAAAGAAGCTGGTTATGTAAAAATAGGCGAAAAATCAATTCAAGAATTAGTTTTACTTCCTTTAGATGAGCTTACTCAATTTTTTCAAGAAGTACGACTTTCAGAACATCAAGCCAGTGTTTCAAAACGAATTTTGATAGAAATTAGAAACCGTTTGCAATATCTAAATGAAGTAGGTTTGCAATATTTGACTTTAAATAGAAAAACAGCAACGCTTTCAGGTGGAGAGTTTCAACGTATAAAATTAGCTACTTCTTTGGGTTCTGCATTGGTGGGTTCAATGTATATTTTGGATGAGCCGAGTATTGGACTTCACCCACGAGATACTCAAAATTTGATAAAAGTATTGAAAAAACTTCGTGATTTGGGAAATACAGTTATTGTAGTCGAACACGAAGAGGAAATTATGCGAGCTGCCGACCAAATTATCGATATTGGTCCTGATGCAGGTGCGCATGGTGGACATCTTATTTTTCAAGGAACTTTAGAAGAGTTAGAAAAAGATTCTGATAGTTATACAGCAAAATATTTGCGTGATGAAATGCAAGTAATTATTCCCCAAACGCCTAGAAAATGGAATGAATATATTGAAGTTGTGGGCGCAAGAGAACATAATTTAAAGAATATTTCGGTAAAATTTCCTTTAGGGATTTTGACTACAATTACAGGAGTTTCGGGTTCTGGAAAATCTACTTTGGTGCGTCAATTATTATATCCTGCTCTTGCCAAACATTTGGGAAACCACAATGATGAGAGTGGAAAAATGGATAAATTAGACGGAAATTTGAAAACGGTAACGAGCGTAGAAATGGTCGATCAAAATCCAATTGGTAAATCTTCTCGTTCCAATCCTGTTACGTATGTGAAGGCGTATGACTATGTACGTGCGCTTTTTGCAGACCAACCTATCTCAAAACAGCGAGGTTTTACACCTGCTTATTTTTCCTTTAATGTAGAAGGTGGACGCTGTGAAACTTGTCAAGGCGAAGGAAAGATAAAAATAGAAATGCAGTTTATGGCTGATATTTATTTGACGTGTGAAGCCTGTAAAGGAAAACGCTTTCAAACAGAAGTTTTGGAGGTAGAGTATAATGGAAAAAATATTGCTGATGTTTTGGATATGACGGTTGATGAAGCCTTGATTATTTTCAAAGATTCAAAGCCAATTATGGCACGTTTGCAGCCTTTGCAAGATGTTGGTTTGGGTTATATTCAGTTGGGGCAGTCTTCCAATACGCTTTCAGGTGGAGAGGCGCAGCGTGTAAAACTAGCTGCATTTCTTACCAAAAGTGCCAGCAACAGAGCCAACCGAGAACATATTTTATTTATTTTTGATGAACCTACAACAGGGTTGCATTTTCACGACATTGCCAAACTCCTAAAATCTATCAACGCACTCATTGAACACGGACACTCAGCCATCGTCATCGAACACAATGTAGAGGTTATTCGTGCAGCCGATTGGGTCATTGATTTAGGAAAAGAAGGAGGAAAAAATGGTGGACATCTTTGTTTTGAAGGAATACCGAAGGATCTTTCTGGTTTGGAAGGGAATTATACTGGGGAGTTTTTGTAG
- a CDS encoding outer membrane beta-barrel family protein translates to MKHYLLKVICLFSFFIWSGLATAQKQTIKVIGTLVEEETSQPVPYATVALYTTTTKELITGITSNEEGKFSIPTTSTDFYVVISFMGYQTKTVTEFSISKGSANLGTISLAPDTKMLDAIVVEGETSKTTFELDKRVFNVGKDLSTTGASALEVLNNVPSVNVNIEGEVSLRGSAGVQILINGKPSILADESGNALGTITADMIEKIEVITNPSAKYEASGTSGILNIVLKKDSKKGWNGSISVNTGIPDNHSIGGSINRRTEKFNLFTQFGAGYRSRPRQSETISQNLLNGQTILSDGEEFRNETFFNIRLGTDYHFNKYNIFTLSGNFAYEIEDQPSETDFTFLENEQLVSQWMRNEDTEATNPKWQYELNWTKTFKNNEDHTFQISALGSSFGKDLTSKFVDTTLEGENVDTNQLTATNFEQTNYTFKADYVHPISDSYTLETGALYVMSDVGNNFEVQDFIDGEYVDNLEFTNNFEWNQNVLGVYATAAFETKIWGLKAGLRVENTDLQTLLTNTNEKNSQNFTNFFPSLHTSYKAAENFSIQAGYSRRIFRPRLWDLNPFFSIRNNFNIRTGNPNLQPEFTDSYEITSIYEIGDASLSSSIYHRYTTDVVERVSTFTDNVTFTTPQNIGTNSLFGFETNGKYTPVKWITFNGNFNYTYFQREGVFESQNFDFTGTQWSARLDAKIKLPADIDLELAGNYRSNVETVQGKQSGFAFMDIGLRKKIIKGKIVASLGIRDVFASRIQEIFVNQATFETYNFAQRGRFITFGISYAFGKGEAMSYSGSRRR, encoded by the coding sequence ATGAAACACTATTTACTGAAAGTAATTTGTTTATTTTCATTTTTTATTTGGAGTGGTCTTGCTACTGCTCAAAAACAGACAATTAAAGTTATTGGAACACTTGTAGAAGAAGAAACCTCTCAACCAGTTCCTTACGCTACCGTTGCACTTTACACCACCACCACCAAAGAACTTATCACAGGTATTACATCCAATGAAGAGGGGAAATTTTCAATTCCTACTACTTCTACAGATTTTTATGTTGTAATTAGTTTTATGGGATACCAAACCAAAACGGTAACAGAGTTTTCCATTTCTAAAGGTAGTGCCAATCTTGGAACAATATCACTTGCTCCAGATACAAAAATGCTTGATGCAATTGTAGTAGAAGGAGAAACCTCAAAAACAACTTTTGAATTAGATAAACGTGTTTTTAATGTTGGGAAAGACCTCAGCACAACAGGAGCGAGTGCGCTTGAAGTGTTGAATAATGTGCCATCAGTTAATGTAAATATTGAAGGCGAAGTAAGTCTGCGTGGAAGTGCTGGCGTACAAATTCTAATCAATGGAAAACCTTCTATTTTAGCAGATGAATCGGGCAATGCACTAGGTACAATTACGGCAGATATGATTGAAAAAATTGAAGTAATTACAAATCCATCTGCAAAGTATGAAGCCTCTGGTACATCAGGAATTTTGAATATTGTTCTCAAAAAAGATTCAAAAAAAGGCTGGAATGGTTCTATTTCTGTCAATACAGGTATTCCAGATAATCATAGTATTGGAGGAAGTATAAACCGTCGTACCGAAAAATTCAATTTATTTACTCAATTTGGTGCTGGTTATCGCTCAAGACCTAGACAAAGTGAAACTATTAGCCAAAATCTTCTTAATGGACAAACTATTTTGAGTGATGGAGAAGAGTTTAGAAATGAAACTTTTTTTAATATCAGACTTGGAACAGATTATCATTTCAATAAATATAATATTTTTACTCTTTCTGGAAATTTTGCCTACGAAATAGAAGACCAACCTTCTGAAACTGATTTTACTTTTTTGGAAAACGAGCAGCTTGTTTCTCAATGGATGCGTAATGAAGATACTGAAGCCACAAATCCAAAATGGCAATATGAACTCAACTGGACTAAAACTTTTAAGAATAATGAAGACCATACTTTTCAAATAAGTGCATTGGGAAGTTCTTTTGGAAAAGACCTTACTTCAAAATTTGTTGATACTACTTTGGAAGGCGAAAATGTAGATACCAATCAGCTTACAGCAACTAATTTTGAACAAACTAATTATACATTCAAGGCTGATTATGTGCATCCAATATCAGATTCATATACATTAGAAACAGGTGCGCTTTATGTGATGAGTGATGTTGGTAATAATTTTGAAGTACAAGATTTTATAGATGGCGAATATGTAGATAATTTAGAGTTTACTAATAATTTTGAATGGAATCAAAATGTATTGGGAGTATATGCAACTGCTGCTTTTGAAACTAAAATATGGGGTCTTAAAGCTGGTCTGCGTGTAGAAAATACAGACCTTCAAACTTTATTAACAAACACTAACGAAAAAAACTCTCAAAATTTTACTAACTTTTTTCCTTCTTTGCATACTTCATACAAAGCAGCCGAAAACTTTTCCATTCAAGCAGGTTATTCAAGACGTATTTTTAGACCAAGATTATGGGATTTGAATCCTTTTTTTAGTATTAGAAATAATTTTAATATTCGTACTGGTAATCCAAATCTTCAACCTGAATTTACAGATTCGTATGAGATTACAAGTATTTATGAAATTGGGGATGCTTCATTGAGTTCTAGTATTTATCACAGATATACAACCGATGTTGTAGAGCGAGTTTCTACTTTTACGGATAATGTTACGTTTACAACACCTCAAAATATTGGAACAAATTCGCTTTTTGGTTTTGAGACAAATGGAAAATATACTCCTGTAAAATGGATTACTTTTAATGGTAATTTTAATTACACTTATTTTCAGCGTGAAGGAGTTTTTGAAAGCCAAAATTTTGATTTTACAGGTACACAATGGTCTGCTCGTTTAGATGCAAAAATAAAATTACCTGCTGATATTGATTTAGAATTAGCTGGAAATTATCGTTCTAATGTTGAAACTGTACAAGGCAAACAAAGTGGTTTTGCATTTATGGATATTGGTCTGCGTAAAAAAATAATCAAAGGAAAAATTGTGGCTAGTTTAGGTATTAGAGATGTATTTGCATCTAGAATACAAGAAATATTTGTAAATCAAGCTACTTTTGAAACCTATAATTTTGCACAACGTGGACGCTTCATAACCTTTGGAATAAGTTATGCTTTTGGAAAAGGAGAGGCAATGAGTTATTCAGGTAGCAGAAGAAGATAA
- a CDS encoding IS5 family transposase, which produces MYVNLSKKTITENILPYLTQFKKGRKPKVALWRIVKAIIYRLKTGTQWRELPIKQFFGRTSINWNTVYYHYNKWSKLENWKNLWTHYLSKNRSDIDLSICHLDGSHSPAKQGGEGVAYSSRKRCKTTNSLFLTDKNGIPVAMSVPQGGNHHDAFELEKNMQTMLVDLNKANIRHEGIFLNADAAFDTNSFRSFCSHMDIVDNIDFNKRNRKDIDNQPFKDEKMYDLRFAIERTNAWLDAFKAILTRYETKIHTWQSLHYLAFTLIFIRDRQKIKLNS; this is translated from the coding sequence ATGTACGTAAATTTATCAAAAAAAACTATCACAGAAAATATTTTACCCTATTTAACTCAATTTAAAAAAGGTCGTAAACCTAAAGTAGCTCTTTGGCGCATTGTTAAAGCTATTATTTATCGTCTTAAAACAGGTACTCAATGGAGAGAATTACCTATCAAACAATTTTTTGGCAGAACTTCAATTAACTGGAATACAGTATATTATCACTATAATAAATGGTCAAAGTTGGAAAATTGGAAGAATTTATGGACACATTATTTATCTAAGAATCGTTCTGATATAGACCTTTCTATTTGTCATTTGGATGGTAGTCATTCACCAGCAAAACAAGGAGGAGAAGGAGTAGCTTATTCAAGCAGAAAAAGATGTAAAACAACAAATTCACTATTTCTGACTGATAAAAATGGAATTCCAGTAGCGATGTCTGTGCCTCAAGGTGGAAATCATCACGATGCTTTTGAACTTGAAAAAAATATGCAAACTATGTTAGTAGATTTGAACAAGGCAAATATTAGACATGAAGGAATTTTTCTTAATGCAGATGCTGCTTTTGATACAAATTCATTTCGTTCTTTTTGCTCGCATATGGATATTGTGGATAACATAGATTTTAATAAAAGAAATCGAAAAGATATTGATAATCAACCATTTAAAGATGAAAAAATGTATGATTTACGTTTTGCAATAGAAAGAACTAATGCTTGGTTAGATGCTTTTAAGGCAATATTGACACGATATGAAACTAAAATCCATACTTGGCAAAGCCTACATTATTTAGCTTTTACTTTGATATTTATCAGAGATAGACAGAAAATAAAACTCAATTCTTAA
- a CDS encoding methyltransferase domain-containing protein: MNFKTRSYKKELMDDLDLASKDLKKNLDELEFINTTLGGYKVLTSALDMLYEENKIDTKTSVTLADIGSGGGDTLRQIAKWFDKKHIETKLTGIDANDFMINYAQNKSKKYPQINYEKLNVFDINSKNENKYDWATMSLFCHHFTDEELILIFKNIQKLTSKGFIINDLHRNPIAYYSIYFLTRLFNGSYLVKNDAPLSVLRAFKKQNWNNRTGQKSTQKKNNRQNNQFIQERTFCNFP; encoded by the coding sequence ATGAATTTCAAAACTCGTTCTTACAAAAAGGAATTAATGGATGACCTTGACCTTGCTTCCAAAGACCTCAAAAAAAACCTTGATGAATTAGAATTTATAAATACAACTTTGGGAGGTTATAAAGTCTTGACTTCTGCTTTGGATATGCTTTATGAAGAAAATAAAATTGATACAAAAACATCTGTAACTCTTGCCGATATTGGAAGTGGAGGAGGTGATACTTTAAGACAGATTGCAAAATGGTTTGATAAAAAACATATTGAAACTAAATTAACAGGAATTGATGCTAATGACTTTATGATAAACTATGCTCAGAATAAGTCAAAAAAATATCCTCAAATCAATTATGAAAAATTAAATGTTTTTGATATTAATTCTAAAAATGAAAATAAATATGACTGGGCTACAATGTCGCTTTTTTGTCATCATTTTACAGATGAAGAACTAATTTTGATTTTTAAAAATATTCAAAAACTAACTTCAAAAGGATTTATAATTAATGATTTACACAGAAATCCAATTGCTTATTATAGTATTTACTTTCTAACTCGTCTTTTTAATGGCTCGTATTTAGTCAAAAATGATGCTCCTCTTTCTGTGTTGCGAGCCTTCAAAAAACAAAATTGGAACAATCGCACTGGGCAAAAAAGCACTCAAAAGAAAAACAATAGGCAAAATAATCAATTTATTCAAGAGAGAACCTTTTGTAATTTTCCATAG
- the trmB gene encoding tRNA (guanosine(46)-N7)-methyltransferase TrmB: MARKKMMRFEENLERYNVLQSEDESYKNLKGNWNKIHFPSPQPIVLELACGYGEYSVGLGKVYPNKNFVGVDVKGDRLWRGSTEALNNDSLNVAFLRAEIQQLDTFFEEDEVSEIWVVHPDPRPRKRDIKRRLTNSRFLDMYKKILKKGGTVHIKTDDDPLYDYTIEELSKYKIKNLLLTRDLHNSPLHPQHHDIRTRYENRAQKQGLKINYLRFEFE, translated from the coding sequence ATGGCTAGAAAAAAAATGATGCGTTTTGAAGAAAATTTGGAACGTTATAATGTATTGCAAAGTGAGGACGAATCTTACAAAAACTTAAAAGGAAATTGGAATAAGATTCATTTTCCATCACCACAACCTATTGTTTTGGAGCTTGCTTGTGGTTATGGCGAATATAGTGTAGGATTGGGAAAAGTCTATCCAAACAAAAATTTTGTGGGTGTAGATGTAAAAGGAGATAGATTATGGCGAGGAAGTACCGAAGCATTAAATAATGATTCTTTGAATGTTGCTTTTTTGCGTGCTGAGATTCAACAATTAGATACTTTTTTTGAAGAAGATGAAGTAAGTGAAATTTGGGTAGTTCATCCAGACCCACGACCAAGAAAAAGAGATATAAAACGTCGCTTGACAAATTCTCGTTTTTTGGATATGTACAAAAAGATTTTGAAAAAAGGAGGAACTGTTCATATCAAAACTGATGATGACCCACTTTATGATTATACCATAGAAGAATTATCAAAGTATAAAATCAAAAATTTACTTTTGACTAGAGATTTGCATAATTCGCCTCTTCATCCTCAGCATCACGATATACGTACACGCTACGAAAACAGAGCGCAAAAACAAGGATTGAAAATTAATTATCTGCGTTTTGAATTTGAATAA
- a CDS encoding acyltransferase family protein, whose product MKNNRVFFPNLDGLRFIAALMVLMPHIEQIKSLLNLEYSYKFYPVEFGKLGVALFFVLSGYLITYLLLVEEDIYKNISIKKFYLRRIFRIWPLYYLVVLLSFFVFPHISFLDIGMYNEQNLSDKNIILYLLFLPNIAIGVPFISQTWSIGVEEQFYLIWPVLMKYIKNKYILFISVFLAYFAILLLLEKFSIYPKIQALLYWFKIDCMAIGGFFALLLFNKSNLLLLLYSKSVQIITYCLILGLLITKTFIQIIHFEVFSILFGIVILNLSSNEKTILNIEGKLINYLGRISYGIYMYHVIAIVIVLKLLVFLNISNILLQYLLSIILTIVISSISYTFFEKYFINIKRKFSRVTSGEDTKKN is encoded by the coding sequence ATGAAAAATAATAGGGTATTTTTCCCCAATTTAGATGGTTTAAGGTTTATAGCTGCTTTGATGGTGCTAATGCCACATATAGAACAAATTAAAAGTTTATTAAATCTAGAATATTCGTATAAATTCTATCCTGTAGAATTTGGGAAATTAGGAGTTGCTTTGTTCTTTGTTTTGAGTGGTTACTTGATAACATACTTGCTTTTAGTTGAAGAAGATATATACAAAAATATTTCTATTAAAAAATTTTATCTTAGACGAATATTTAGAATATGGCCACTTTATTATTTGGTGGTATTATTAAGTTTTTTCGTGTTTCCACATATAAGTTTTTTAGATATTGGAATGTATAATGAACAAAATTTATCAGATAAAAATATTATTCTTTATTTACTTTTTTTACCCAATATAGCTATTGGTGTTCCATTTATATCACAAACTTGGTCTATAGGAGTTGAAGAACAGTTTTATTTAATATGGCCAGTACTTATGAAGTACATAAAAAATAAATATATTTTATTTATTTCTGTGTTCTTGGCATATTTTGCAATTCTTTTATTATTAGAAAAATTTAGTATTTATCCAAAAATACAGGCTTTACTTTATTGGTTTAAGATTGACTGCATGGCTATAGGAGGTTTTTTTGCTTTACTTCTTTTTAATAAAAGCAACCTTTTATTGCTTTTATACTCTAAAAGTGTTCAAATAATTACGTATTGTTTAATTCTAGGACTTTTAATAACTAAAACATTTATTCAAATCATACATTTTGAAGTTTTTTCTATTCTATTTGGTATTGTAATTTTAAATTTATCAAGTAATGAAAAAACAATACTAAATATAGAAGGAAAACTAATTAATTATTTAGGCAGAATATCTTATGGTATATACATGTATCACGTAATAGCTATAGTAATCGTATTGAAACTATTAGTTTTTTTAAATATTAGTAATATTTTACTTCAATATTTACTTTCAATAATTTTAACTATTGTAATATCTTCTATTTCATATACTTTTTTTGAAAAATATTTTATAAATATAAAAAGAAAGTTTTCTAGAGTTACGAGTGGAGAAGATACAAAGAAAAATTAA